The Vicinamibacteria bacterium DNA segment CTCCGCGCCCGCTCCGCGATGACGCGCGCGATCTCTTCCAAGATTCCCGCCCCGCTCGGCCCCTCCTCCCCGAAGCAGGTCCGCGAGCCGGTGTGGCAGGTGGGGCCGGAGGGCTCCACCACCATGAGGAGGCTGTCCCGGTCGCAGTCCGTCCGCACCTCGCGCACGGTCAGCACGTGCCCCGAGGTCTCGCCCTTCTTCCAGAGGGCACCGCGGCTTCGGCTCCAGAAGTGAGCGAGACCCGTCTCCCGCGTCCGGTCCAGGGCCTCCTGGCTGGCGTAGGCCACCATGAGCACGTCGCCGCTGCGATGGTCTTGGACCACCACCGGGATCAAGCCGTTCGGGTCGTAGGTGAGCCCGTCCGGGATGGCGAGGCTCACGACCGCACCTCGATTCCGGCCGCCTTCAGCTCCGCCTTGGCCTCGGGGATGCGGACCTCGCCAAAGTGAAAGATGGACGCGGCCAGGGCGGCGCTCGCCCCCCCCTCGCGGAGGACCGCCCCTAGGTGGGCCACGGAGCCGCAGCCGCCGGAGGCCACCACCGGCACCCGGACCGCCTCCACCACCGCCCGCGTGAGGGCGATATCGAAGCCGTCTTTGGTCCCGTCGCGGTCCATGCTCGTGAGCAGGATCTCCCCCGCCCCCCGCTCGGACCCTTCCCGCGCCCAGGCCACGGCGTCCCGGCCGGTGGGGGTGCGCCCCCCGTGGACATAGACCTCCCAACCCCGGGCCGGACCCGCGGGCGGCGCGGCGGCCCCGCCGCCGCGCGCGTCGATGGCCAGGACCACGGCCTGGGAGCCGAAATGCCGGGCCAGTCTCTCCAGCAGGGCGGGGTCGTGGACGGCGGCCGTGTTCACCGCCACCTTGTCCGCCCCCGCGCGGAGCAGCGCGTCCGCATCCTCCAGCGACCGCACCCCACCCCCCACCGTGAAGGGGAGGAAGACGGTGTCCGCCACGCCCCGGACCATCTCCAGCACGATGGGCCGGGCATCGGAGGAGGCAGTGATGTCGAGGAACACGAGCTCGTCCGCCCCCTCCGCGTCGTACCGGGCCGCGCACTCCACGGGGTCCCCGGCGTCGCGCAGGGCCACGAACTGCACCCCCTTGACCACCCGGCCCCGGTCCACGTCCAGACAGGGGATGAGCCGCTTGGCTAGCATGCCGCGCTCGCCGCGTCCCCCAGGGTAAACCGGCCCTCGTAGAGGGCCTTCCCCACCACGACCTCATCCACGCCCAGAGAGGCTAGGGTCCGGATCTTTCGCACGTCCTCCACCGTCGAGACTCCCCCCGCCGCGGTAATGCGCAGGCCGCTCCCGCGGGCGAGCTGCTCGATGGCATAGAGGTTGGGGCCGACCAGCATGCCGTCCCGCACCACGTCCGTGTACTGGAGGCGGGGGACGCCCCAGGATTTCACCTTTGCCGCCAGGTCCAGCACGTCCACGGTCGTGATCTCGTTCCAGCCCGCCACCGCGACCTTCCCGTTTCGGGCGTCCACCGCCACCGCCACCGACTCCGGCCAGAGACGCGCCGCCTCCTGGACCACGCCCGGACGGGCGATGGCCGCGGTCCCGAAGATCACCCGGTCCGCTCCGCGGTCCTTGTAGCGCATGGCGTTCTCCAGCACGCGCAGGCCGCCCCCCACCTCCACCGGGATCTCCACGGCGGCGATGATCTCGCCCACCGCCTCCGTCTGGGGCTTGCCTTCGATGGCGGCGTCGAGGTCGACCACGTGGATGCGCTGCGCACCCTCCGCCTCCCACCGGCGGGCCACGTCCGCGGGATGGTTGCCGTACACCGTCTCCTCCTGCAGCCGACCCTGCTTCAGGCGCACTACCCGCCCCCCGCGGATATCGATGGCGGGAACGACGATCATGCGCTTCTCCGGCGGCCGCTCGCCGCGGGCAGAGAGCGGACGAAGTTCTCGACCATGCGCAGGCCCACGGCTTGGCTCTTCTCGGGGTGGAACTGCACGCCCAGGACGCTCCCGCGGGCCACCACCGCGGGAAAGTCAACCCCGTAGTCGGAGGTGGCCACGACCACGTCCTCGCCGGCGTCGCAGAAATAGGAGTGGACGAAATAGACGTGAGCGCCGTCCGGGATCCCGTCCAGGAGGGCATGTGCCCGCCGGGGATGCAGGGAGTTCCAGCCCATGTGGGGAACGGGGAGCTCGCCCGCGAAGCGCCTTACCCGGCCGGGGAGGAGACCGAGACCCGCGTGCTGCCCGTGCTCCTCGCTCTCCTCGAAGAGGAGCTGCATCCCGATGCAGATGCCCAGCAGCGGGGTCCCCGCTTCCGCCATCTCCCGGAGCACGGGCACCAGCCCGCGCTCCCGCACCCCGTCCATGGCGGCCCCGAAGGCCCCGTCCCCGGGGAGGACCAGGGCCTCCGCCTCCCGCAGAGCCGCGGGGTCCCCGGAGAGCACGGTCTCCGCCCCCACGTGGCGGAAGGCCTTGATGACGCTTCCCAAGTTGCCGAGGCCGTAGTCGACGATCGTGATCACAGGCTTCCCTTGGTGCTGGGCACGCCCTTCACCCGCGGGTCCAGGGCCACGGCCATGGCCAGGGCCCGGGCCGAGGACTTGAACAGGGTTTCCGCGATGTGGTGGGCGTTCCGACCCCGGATCACCTCCAAGTGCAAGTTCAGCCGCCCGTGGTCGGCCAGGGCCCAGAAGAAGTCCTCGAACAGCTCGGTGGGCATGTCCCCCACGCGCTGGGCCTTGAAGCCCGCGTCGTAGTGCAGGAAGGGCCGCCCCGAGAGGTCCACCACGCAGCGGGAGAGGGCCTCGTCGAGGGGGATGTAGGCGTGGCCGAAGCGCACGATCCCCTTCCGGTCCCCCAGGGCCTGCAAGAGCCCGTCCCCGAGCGCGATCCCCACGTCCTCCAC contains these protein-coding regions:
- the hisIE gene encoding bifunctional phosphoribosyl-AMP cyclohydrolase/phosphoribosyl-ATP diphosphatase HisIE, producing MSLAIPDGLTYDPNGLIPVVVQDHRSGDVLMVAYASQEALDRTRETGLAHFWSRSRGALWKKGETSGHVLTVREVRTDCDRDSLLMVVEPSGPTCHTGSRTCFGEEGPSGAGILEEIARVIAERARSAPEGSYTGRLLAKGLDHVLKKVGEEATEVVLAAKGESDLRLAEETADLLFHLLVVLAQRGVPVAEVMGVLRKRRSGP
- the hisF gene encoding imidazole glycerol phosphate synthase subunit HisF, with translation MLAKRLIPCLDVDRGRVVKGVQFVALRDAGDPVECAARYDAEGADELVFLDITASSDARPIVLEMVRGVADTVFLPFTVGGGVRSLEDADALLRAGADKVAVNTAAVHDPALLERLARHFGSQAVVLAIDARGGGAAAPPAGPARGWEVYVHGGRTPTGRDAVAWAREGSERGAGEILLTSMDRDGTKDGFDIALTRAVVEAVRVPVVASGGCGSVAHLGAVLREGGASAALAASIFHFGEVRIPEAKAELKAAGIEVRS
- the hisA gene encoding 1-(5-phosphoribosyl)-5-[(5-phosphoribosylamino)methylideneamino]imidazole-4-carboxamide isomerase — translated: MIVVPAIDIRGGRVVRLKQGRLQEETVYGNHPADVARRWEAEGAQRIHVVDLDAAIEGKPQTEAVGEIIAAVEIPVEVGGGLRVLENAMRYKDRGADRVIFGTAAIARPGVVQEAARLWPESVAVAVDARNGKVAVAGWNEITTVDVLDLAAKVKSWGVPRLQYTDVVRDGMLVGPNLYAIEQLARGSGLRITAAGGVSTVEDVRKIRTLASLGVDEVVVGKALYEGRFTLGDAASAAC
- the hisH gene encoding imidazole glycerol phosphate synthase subunit HisH; amino-acid sequence: MITIVDYGLGNLGSVIKAFRHVGAETVLSGDPAALREAEALVLPGDGAFGAAMDGVRERGLVPVLREMAEAGTPLLGICIGMQLLFEESEEHGQHAGLGLLPGRVRRFAGELPVPHMGWNSLHPRRAHALLDGIPDGAHVYFVHSYFCDAGEDVVVATSDYGVDFPAVVARGSVLGVQFHPEKSQAVGLRMVENFVRSLPAASGRRRSA
- the hisB gene encoding imidazoleglycerol-phosphate dehydratase HisB, with protein sequence MMRARKAVVKRKTRETDVQLALDLDGQGRSRIATGVGFLDHMLTAFATHGHFDLDVRCKGDLHVDAHHSVEDVGIALGDGLLQALGDRKGIVRFGHAYIPLDEALSRCVVDLSGRPFLHYDAGFKAQRVGDMPTELFEDFFWALADHGRLNLHLEVIRGRNAHHIAETLFKSSARALAMAVALDPRVKGVPSTKGSL